Proteins encoded together in one Paracidovorax wautersii window:
- a CDS encoding solute carrier family 23 protein — protein sequence MSTYFPRWRETRATQGTVVAPDERLPWGQTAAMGVQHVIAMFGATVLAPILMGFDPNIAILMSGLGTLIFFIVTGGRVPSYLGSSFAFIGVVIAASAYAGKGPNANMAVALGGIIACGALYTLIGVIVQAVGTGWIERFMPPVVTGAVVAVIGLNLAGVPIKNMAASNFDSWMQAVTFVCVGLVAVLTRGMLQRLLILVGLILASVVYAVLTNGLGLGKPLDLSGVAAAAWFGLPTFTAPVFSGPAMLLIAPVAIILVAENLGHIKAVTAMTGQNLDRYMGRAFIGDGIATMVSGSAGGTGVTTYAENIGVMAATKIYSTAVFLVAGLIALVLGFSPKFGALIQAIPLPVMGGVSIVVFGLIAVAGAKIWVDNRVDFSDNKNLIVAAITLIIGTGEFTLKFGDFALGGIGTATFGAIILYALLNRRSA from the coding sequence GTGTCCACCTACTTCCCCCGCTGGCGCGAGACGCGTGCCACCCAAGGCACCGTCGTCGCGCCCGACGAGCGCCTGCCCTGGGGCCAGACCGCCGCCATGGGCGTGCAGCACGTCATCGCGATGTTCGGCGCCACCGTGCTGGCGCCCATCCTCATGGGCTTCGATCCCAACATCGCCATCCTGATGAGCGGCCTGGGCACGCTGATCTTCTTCATCGTGACGGGCGGCCGCGTGCCCAGCTACCTGGGCTCCAGCTTCGCCTTCATCGGCGTGGTGATCGCCGCCTCGGCCTATGCCGGCAAGGGCCCCAACGCCAACATGGCCGTGGCGCTGGGCGGCATCATCGCCTGCGGTGCGCTGTACACGCTGATCGGCGTGATCGTGCAGGCCGTCGGCACGGGCTGGATCGAGCGCTTCATGCCGCCCGTGGTGACGGGCGCCGTGGTGGCCGTGATCGGCCTGAACCTGGCTGGCGTGCCCATCAAGAACATGGCCGCCAGCAACTTCGACAGCTGGATGCAGGCCGTGACCTTCGTCTGCGTGGGCCTGGTGGCCGTGCTCACCCGCGGCATGCTGCAGCGCCTCTTGATCCTGGTGGGCCTGATCCTGGCGAGCGTCGTCTACGCCGTGCTGACCAACGGCTTGGGGCTAGGCAAGCCGCTGGACCTGTCCGGCGTGGCCGCCGCCGCCTGGTTCGGCCTGCCGACCTTCACCGCGCCCGTGTTCAGCGGCCCCGCCATGCTGCTGATCGCCCCCGTGGCCATCATCCTGGTGGCCGAGAACCTGGGCCACATCAAGGCCGTGACGGCCATGACGGGCCAGAACCTGGACCGCTACATGGGCCGCGCGTTCATCGGCGACGGCATCGCCACCATGGTGAGCGGCAGCGCCGGCGGCACGGGCGTGACCACCTACGCCGAGAACATCGGCGTGATGGCCGCGACCAAGATCTATTCGACCGCCGTGTTCCTGGTGGCCGGCCTCATCGCGCTGGTGCTGGGCTTCTCACCGAAGTTCGGCGCGCTGATCCAGGCCATCCCGCTGCCGGTGATGGGCGGCGTGTCCATCGTCGTGTTCGGCCTGATCGCCGTGGCCGGCGCCAAGATCTGGGTGGACAACCGCGTGGACTTCTCGGACAACAAGAACCTGATCGTGGCCGCCATCACGCTGATCATCGGCACTGGCGAATTCACGCTCAAGTTCGGTGACTTCGCGCTGGGCGGCATCGGGACCGCCACGTTCGGCGCGATCATCCTGTACGCACTGCTGAATCGTCGCAGCGCATAA
- a CDS encoding hotdog fold thioesterase — protein sequence MSIWKKPITLAQLNTGAANAVTHLGIEITEIGDDFLRGRVPVDDRTRQPFGLLHGGVSVVLAESLGSMGAFYAAPEGWTAVGLDINANHLRAVKDGWVTGTARPVHIGRTTQVWQIDMANEAGELTCVSRITMAMLAPR from the coding sequence ATGTCCATCTGGAAGAAGCCCATCACCCTCGCGCAACTGAACACCGGCGCCGCGAACGCCGTCACGCACCTGGGCATCGAGATCACCGAGATCGGCGACGACTTTCTGCGCGGCCGCGTGCCGGTGGACGACCGCACCCGCCAGCCCTTCGGCCTGCTGCACGGCGGCGTGAGCGTGGTGCTGGCGGAATCGCTGGGGTCGATGGGCGCGTTCTACGCCGCGCCCGAGGGCTGGACGGCCGTGGGCCTGGACATCAACGCCAACCACTTGCGTGCCGTCAAGGACGGCTGGGTCACCGGCACCGCGCGGCCCGTGCACATCGGCCGCACCACGCAGGTCTGGCAGATCGACATGGCCAACGAGGCCGGCGAGCTGACCTGCGTGTCGCGCATCACCATGGCCATGCTGGCGCCACGCTGA
- a CDS encoding acetyl-CoA hydrolase/transferase family protein: MTLAERVRYADFHPRIMSADAAAALIPHGTNVGMSGFTGAGYPKALPQAIAARARAEHAAGKPYKINVWTGASTAPEADGVMAEADALGQRLPFNTDPIARRKINEGQIDFIDMHLSHVAQHAWFGFLGPMQVAVVEVLGVTADGLLIPSTSVGNNKTWLEIADHVILEVNTQLPARMEGMHDIYYGTAIPPRRVPIAMTHADDRIGEPYLRVDPSKVVAVVETHRGDRDNVFAAPDANSHLIAASIIDFLAHEMKMGRLPKEMLPVQSGVGNVANAVLAGLMTGPFENLLGFTEVLQDGMLDLLRAGKMSKASATAISLSRAAFEDFEKNIDFYRERILLRPQEISNHPELVRRLGIIAMNSMIEADIYGNINSTHIMGSAMMNGIGGSGDFARNGYLSFFVTPSVAKNGAISCIVPMVSHVDHTEHDTQIIVTEQGLADLRGLSPRQRAQVIIDRCAHPDYRPLLQDYFDRARAQGAQHTPHLLGEALGWHQRCLATGTMRPAA; this comes from the coding sequence ATGACCTTGGCAGAGCGCGTGCGCTACGCAGACTTCCACCCCCGCATCATGTCGGCCGACGCGGCTGCCGCGCTGATTCCCCACGGCACCAACGTCGGCATGAGCGGATTCACCGGCGCGGGCTACCCCAAGGCCCTGCCCCAGGCCATCGCCGCCCGCGCCCGGGCCGAGCACGCCGCCGGCAAGCCCTACAAGATCAACGTGTGGACGGGCGCCTCCACCGCGCCCGAGGCCGACGGCGTGATGGCCGAGGCCGACGCCCTGGGCCAGCGCCTGCCGTTCAACACCGACCCGATCGCGCGCCGCAAGATCAACGAAGGGCAGATCGACTTCATCGACATGCACCTGTCGCACGTCGCGCAGCACGCCTGGTTCGGCTTTCTGGGCCCCATGCAGGTGGCGGTGGTCGAGGTGCTGGGCGTGACGGCCGACGGCCTGCTGATCCCGTCCACCTCGGTGGGCAACAACAAGACCTGGCTGGAGATCGCGGACCACGTGATCCTGGAGGTGAACACCCAGCTGCCCGCGCGCATGGAGGGCATGCACGACATCTACTACGGGACGGCCATTCCGCCGCGCCGCGTGCCGATCGCCATGACGCATGCGGACGACCGCATCGGCGAGCCCTACCTGCGCGTGGATCCTTCCAAGGTGGTGGCCGTGGTGGAGACGCACCGGGGCGACCGCGACAACGTGTTCGCCGCGCCGGACGCCAATTCCCACCTCATCGCCGCATCGATCATCGACTTCCTGGCGCACGAGATGAAGATGGGCCGCCTGCCCAAGGAAATGCTGCCCGTGCAGTCCGGCGTGGGCAACGTGGCCAACGCCGTGCTGGCCGGGCTGATGACGGGCCCGTTCGAGAACCTGCTCGGCTTCACCGAGGTGCTGCAGGACGGCATGCTGGACCTGCTGCGCGCCGGCAAGATGAGCAAGGCCTCGGCCACGGCCATCTCGCTGAGCCGGGCGGCGTTCGAGGACTTCGAGAAGAACATCGACTTCTACCGCGAGCGCATCCTCCTGCGGCCCCAGGAGATATCGAACCACCCCGAGCTGGTGCGGCGCCTGGGGATCATCGCCATGAACTCGATGATCGAGGCCGACATCTACGGCAACATCAATTCCACGCACATCATGGGCTCGGCCATGATGAACGGCATCGGCGGCTCGGGCGACTTCGCGCGCAACGGCTACCTGTCGTTCTTCGTCACGCCGTCGGTCGCCAAGAACGGCGCCATCAGCTGCATCGTGCCCATGGTTTCGCATGTGGACCACACCGAGCACGACACGCAGATCATCGTCACCGAGCAGGGCCTGGCCGATCTGCGCGGCCTGAGCCCGCGCCAGCGCGCGCAGGTCATCATCGACCGCTGCGCCCATCCCGACTACCGGCCCCTGTTGCAGGACTACTTCGACCGCGCCCGGGCGCAGGGCGCGCAGCACACGCCGCACCTCCTGGGCGAGGCGCTGGGCTGGCACCAGCGCTGCCTGGCAACGGGCACGATGCGGCCCGCGGCCTGA
- a CDS encoding zf-TFIIB domain-containing protein, with translation MPFTPRCPSCRQPTEIRRFAAHGGGTLELDLCFACQGLWFDPQENTRLAPAAVLELFELLHERRGEAHQPLAQRLHCPRCPKALDAGYDMAKFGRYMTYRCAAGHGRFSTFGSFMVEKGFVRHLSSMEIEALAQRVGTIGCTNCGGTVDIRNDHACPYCRSALSLLDPKAVDEALERHSRAARRTEEPARPTDLADALIAIERDRNRELRERQKERFTETQTRFDLLEIGVDLVWNWLKR, from the coding sequence ATGCCGTTCACGCCCCGCTGCCCCTCCTGCCGCCAGCCCACCGAGATCCGCCGCTTCGCCGCGCACGGCGGCGGCACCCTGGAGCTGGACCTGTGCTTCGCCTGCCAGGGCCTGTGGTTCGACCCGCAGGAGAACACGCGCCTGGCGCCCGCGGCGGTGCTGGAGCTGTTCGAGCTACTGCACGAACGCCGGGGCGAGGCGCACCAGCCGCTGGCGCAGCGCCTGCACTGCCCGCGCTGCCCGAAGGCGCTGGATGCCGGCTACGACATGGCCAAGTTCGGCCGCTACATGACCTACCGCTGCGCTGCCGGGCACGGGCGCTTCAGCACCTTCGGTTCGTTCATGGTCGAGAAGGGCTTCGTGCGGCATCTCTCGTCGATGGAGATCGAGGCGTTGGCCCAGCGCGTGGGCACCATCGGTTGCACCAACTGCGGCGGCACGGTGGACATCCGCAACGACCACGCCTGCCCGTACTGCCGCTCGGCGCTGTCGCTGCTGGACCCGAAAGCCGTGGACGAGGCGCTGGAGCGGCACAGCCGCGCCGCCCGCCGCACCGAGGAGCCGGCGCGGCCCACCGACCTGGCGGACGCGCTGATCGCCATCGAGCGTGACCGCAACCGGGAGCTGCGCGAGCGGCAGAAGGAACGTTTCACCGAAACGCAGACCCGCTTCGATCTGCTGGAGATCGGCGTCGACCTCGTCTGGAACTGGTTGAAGAGGTGA